Part of the Triticum aestivum cultivar Chinese Spring chromosome 4D, IWGSC CS RefSeq v2.1, whole genome shotgun sequence genome is shown below.
CGCGGGGAGGCGGTGCCGCTGCTGTCAGCGTCTCATGCTGCGCACTCCGGGGCGGCGATGGCACGCCGTATCGCGCGCGCGCCGCGCGTATCTTTGACCGACCCATCGGCCTCCGGTAGGCGCGAGGCGGTTCCAGCAGCCCGGCGTGGAGCCCTGCCTCTGCGGGGGTGGGAGGCGCCGTCAACTGGGGTCCCACCGAGCCGGTCGCTTTGAGCTGCGGGGCCAGGAGTTCACCGCCCGTGACCACGTATTATTGAACTCGCCACGGATTTTTTTTTGAGGATCTCGCCACGGATTTTTTTTAGGATCTCGCCACGGATTTTAAATAGAAGAACCCGTGTACAAATATTCGTTTTTTAATAGAAAGAATATACGCATATTTTAGGTTTAATTTGACATGGACCATTAGAAAAAAGACCATTAGTTTTCAAAATTATATGCCACTGtgttcaaataaaaataaaaaatgtatACCAATGAAATTGAAAAAATTGAAATAACTTCATAGATGTACTCTTTTGTTGAGCCAATGGAGATCTTCTTAAAATTGATTCTGAAAGCGTAACTTTAATTGACTGAATATTACGAATTGGGTCTTTGCAGCTAGCAGTACATATTGCAAACTGAGCCTAGCTCAGACGGTTACCTTCTTTGTGGTGGAACCAGCCCATTAGAGTTGAAGTTCCAGATTTAGCACCTGTGCTCGgctttttttgaatttatttcagaCTTTTCGGCGATGCCCCTTAGCTTTCAAGCACAAATCCATGCGCTCTTCATAGTGTAGAAGCTTTTTTAGTTATGATTTTCGTTGTCTATGCTCCGGTTTGAGCGATGACATATAAGTTTTCTTCAGATCTCCCATCAAACGTGGGGTTCTCTCTCCTTTCAAATGTGGAACTGGGAGGTGGAGTTTACGCAGTCTTGTGTCATTTGGATATGATCGGGTGCTTTGTGCGTCCTGATGTCAAGGAAATGGCGGCGACACCCTTTGTCCTTGTCGTGGGAAGTAGCGGTCATTGTATCCCGGAGAGTTCGTAGTTGGGATCATGGTTGCAGATGCCACTCTTCTTCCCGCTCCTTGTCGTTGTGGTGTTGTGGGAACCAGAGGCAACGATGATGGATGGCCAACCCATGGGGGTCGGGGCGATGTTCCCAGTCGCTTTTGCCGCATCTACGAGGTTGTAGCTCCTTTTTCTCCCCTTGGTGTCTACCTAAAATGACGGATCGTTATCCTTGTCTATTGCTACAACGTTCTTTTTGTCATAGTTGTGGAGTTGGCGGAAATTTTGTTCAGCATGTGGTTTGACTGTGGGATTTTTTTATCTACGCGGGCCTTTTATGATGGCGATTTCTTCTCCGGAGTGTTGGTCACCCTGGATCTTCGTGTGATGACTTATCGACCACATGATACAACAGCAGCCCATCTTCAAGAACTGAGGGGCATTTGTGGCGTGCCTTCGTCATGTTTGGGAGTTTTGAGTTTGTAGGGCATTTTGAGAATCCGACTAATTTTCTAGTTTTGTTGGGTAATTTATATCGTTAAAATCAAGAAGTCTAGAGAGTAGTTTTTTGCAAAGTAAAGGAGAATATTATGACTTAACTTTTTCACGAAGTTGCATTTTTCATTAAACTAAATTTGCATTTTCTAGATATTGACTTAAAACATAAGAAAATCTTGGCGAACAATCTTGGCAAGTTTAGGCATCACTAGTGTTATTACCTCTAAGAAAATCTTAGCTGATAGAGAATTCGTAAAACTGATCCTTTTTTATGGTACACAACACATGTCGCGAATGTTATATACTAAAAGCATTTGGTCATCAATTAGGAGGACCATCATTTGTCAATATacataaaaaaaatctaaacaCATTGTACCCATTAGATCTGCATGACAATACTGGAATAGGTCGCGTCTGTTATATCTTCAGGATTGTTCGATTTATCtctcctatgagcacctccgagagcaCCTCCATCACTTAATTGTACCACATATTTCAGTACCtctcctatgagcacctccgagactACCATTAATTGTTCCATTTATCTCCGTTTCTAGGTTTGATTGTTTTTTGCGAGGAAAAAGGTATTTCAGTTACAGTCAAGTGGCAAGAGTTCCTCTATACATGGGACCTTCTGTGTAGCCACACAGCTGTGGTACGTTTAGAGTGGCACCTTGGCGAACAATCTGCTACACTATTTTGATCACGATGTAATTTCTGTGGAGCAAACTCCCTATCAACCATAAGAGATTTAATCTCCAAAGCTAAATGACCATGAGTAGAACGGTCTAGGTAGTCATCAACAAGTGTTGACAAAGCCATCGACGAGTCAGACTGAACAATAACCGGTCATTTTGTATTTTTAATTGCAAGAGCCATACCTTGCATTAATGCATGGATTTTCGCCTCGAGTGCATCATCGCAAGGGAATAAGAATCTGTATGCCGCAAAGATAACACTCAAATCATACCTCTATAAGATCATACCACCGCCATCGTACCATCCGCAGCCGAGAAGGAACCATCAACCGATAATGTTGTTTTTTCCTGAGGTGGTGGCATCCAACAATAGGCTGGTTTTGGGATCGGTGCAACAGGTACACTGGTAATACTGATCAATGATATCTTTCCCTTTAGTATCTCCTCAGAAGAGTACTTGTGAGTGTTATCAAGGGACAGTCAATAACTTTGTACAAATTCGAACGATCTTCTATTGGAGTAGCATCCTTTCCATGGACTATCTCATTCCGTAAATTCCAAATTCTCCACACTAGCATGATGATCATGCTTCTAGTATTCGCCGAACAGCCATCAAGTACAAAAAGAAGCCAATCCCTACCGGAATGTTGGAGGCGTTTTGACAGAGGCAGCGGCCACACCTCTCGCATACGCTTCCATACCTACCATGCGTGAGAACAAGTGACGAGCGCATGGAAGCTTGATTCGTCCTCAACACCACGTACCCCGTACACAAATATGATGCTCCACTTTTCCTAGCATTGTAGCTAGTGTGTCGACCGACGCTTTCCgtgttattttattttcattttttgcaAAACATCGCCATGTAATATCAACTTAGAGCGAACGCCTCCTCATGATCAGATGTGGCTAGCCTATAGATGCCTGCTACTTTTGAGCGGCGTTGGGACTTCCTTTAAGAGGAGAGGACAATGCAGTACATTAGAGACAAGTATTtgcctcagttaagaaccaaggttatcaatccactAGAAGAACCACAAACAACACCTCttcacacaaaagcaaatacttgcacccaatgcaaacaaaagggttgtcaatccccttggcagttacttgcaaggattaaatcttgtagtggtagataAATAAATCGTaaatgtaaaataaaataaaatagaaaagtgcaacaaagtatttttgtgttatatatatatatgataaaagtagaccgggggccatagttttcagtaAAGGCTTCTCTCgcgaacacatagcatacggtgggtgaacaaattactgttggacaattgatagaaaacgcatagttatgatgatattcaagacaatgatcatatatataggcatcacgtccgagacaagtagatcgactcctacctgcatctactactattactccacccatcaaccgctatccagtatACATGTAGGatattaagttaataaaaacaaagtaacaccttaagtaagatgacattatgtagacaaagtaaactcaactaatatgaataaaccccatcgttttatcctgaatggcaacaataaaaatacgtgtatgttccctttctgtcactgggatagagcaccgcaagattgaacccatcacaaagcacctctcctgctgaagataaatcaatctagttggtcaaatcaaacggatagatcagagagaaatacaaagctataacaatcatgcataataaagttcaaaaaagaCTCCATTAATATTCATAAATATTCAGGTCATAAGCCCACAagtcatcggatcccaacaaacacactgcaaaagaagattacatcggacagaactccaagaagatcaaggagaacatggtcttgaaaatcaaagagaacatggtattgaagatcaaagagagagaagaagtcatctagctagtagctatggacccgtaggtctgtggtgaactccTCACACATCATTGGTAGGGCAGCAAGGAtaacgtagaagccctccgtgaccccATCAGGCAGAGTAccgaaaaggcctctagatgggatcgcggaagaacagaagcttgcggcggcggaagaagtgtttcgggtggctctctagtatactgggaatatttgggaatttatagaggcggaattaggtcaagatgtgccacgaggggcccaaaaGCCTTAGGGACGCCCCCTGGGGCACGCCTAGCGAGCTTGTCGCTCCTTCGTGACTCTTCTAGTCTTCTCCCGAACCCTcatgggtcccttctggtccataaaaaaataatctattttttttctccatttggactccgtttgatattaatttttcaaaaaggcaaaaataagcaaaaaacaacaactgacaccgggcactaggttaatagattaggcccaaaaaatggtataaaattgcatataaaacatccaagatggatactataatagcatggaacaatagaaaattatagagatgttgaagacgtatcaatgcCCTGGACCAAAAACCGACCATTACGCTTTGCTTGCCATGATATATAGTCCACCCACTACTGCAGTGATGTTCTGATCTTCACAATTTCGTCCACGTCCAGTTGCCAAAAATGTTCATGTTCGGGCTGTGGTATTACATGCTCCCTACTCATTCAGAAAGCCAACCACAAAATTAAGCCTACAATTTTGTTTTGGAGTAACAGGCTTAAAAATGGGACCTTTCGGGATCTAAGGATCTCTCCATGTTCTAATAATTTCATTGTTTCCAATTCGCCAAATAACACTTTTTTTCAACAATTCGAGACCACATTCAATATTTCAAACATCCGAAGCATTTCCTGTAAATACCATGTCTAGGAGGTGACCATTTAGGATGATATTTTGCACGTAGTTGCCTAGCACATAGGCTCTCAGGGGCATCCAGTAGACGTCAAGCCTGCTTTGCAAGTACTACTTGGTTGAAAGCCCACATATCCCCAAAGCATATGCCTCCCTTTAGGCAATATCATTTTCTCACAACTAAGCCATGCCATTTTCATTTTTCCATCCTCCACTCCCCACCAGTACTATCTAATCATGTGTATAAGGTCATGACAAAATGAAACAAGAAATCGAAAGACACTCATAACATATGTGGGAATCTCTTGTGCAATAGCTTTGATCAAGATCTCCTTGTTCCTTGAAGAGACATATTTTTCACTCCAGCCTAACAACCTTTAACTGAGGCAAACATATTTTTCACTCCTGCAAGGTTTCAAACATACCTTTCTTAATTCTTCTATCAAGGACCGACAAACCCAAATACCTTGGGTCAAACACTTTTGGGTTATCTCTAGAGTAATCTTCACTTCATCTATCACCCCAGACATGGAATTATAAgcaaaaaggatggaacactttgAGTGGTTGATCGGTTGCCCTGTTGACATCGCATAAGTGTTCAACAAGCCTTTCACCAAACATGCATGCTGCTGGTTTGAGCGAAAAATATAGAAGAGAATCATCCGCAAATAACAAATGAGAGATCATTGGTGCCCTACGGCACATTTTTAATCCTTCCAATCTATCTTCTCTTACTGAATTGTTCACCAAAGCAGACAATGCATCGACAACGAATAGAAATTAAAACGGAGATAATGGGTCACCTTGCCTTAAACCTCGCGATGGTGCGAAAGAATTCAAAATCTTTCAGTTAAACTTCACAGAGTATTTAACTGATCACACACAAGACAAAACTAGAGAAATCCATCTCGTGGAAAAACCCCATTTAGCGAGAGCTCCTTCCAGAAAATCCTAATACACACCTATGAGCACCCCCCCAAAGCTGACAAATCTTGTGATTGATGAATTCACCATAGACCCCTCATAATCAACGGGAAAAACCATCTCTCACTTGAAGAACAGCGACGAAAATCCTGAAGTAAATTCAGGAAAAAGATGAGCACTATGCCAATTTAGGACTTGTCAGTTCTTCAATATTGTTTGTGACACATGTGCTATAAATTGGCATATACAAACAACGAAATTCAGGAAGAAATTGTTTTCCTACGAGCCACTTCAATGGTATATCTGAAACAAGGACTTTGGTAATCATATATACGACTCGGATCAATATTTAGCTGGTATGCTATATAGAATGTTCTGTGCAATCAGACGTACTCTTTGGTGTACACCTTGTACCTCTTTGTTCATTAAGGGTGCCTAAGCCATCCATAAATAAACTGTTATTATTAAATAATAATTGATCTAGCGTGTTGAAGAGATGACATTTGCTAAGAAAATGTAGATCTAGTTACTGAGGAGAAAATGCAGAGACTTAACTAAAAAAGTACAAGATGTGACAAATTACCAGATCAATTTACTTTAAATTAACTAAACAAAGCACCGCTCAATTAAGATATCTCGACGCCCTAAAAAGAACATTATCTCGACGCCTTCGTATGATCGCATCCGTCCTAATAGTTGGAACTTTTGTTTATGTTATATCGAACTCGCAGTGGAACTGTTACTTCATTTATGTGGAATCCAGGATAGTTCGTCATTCAAAGTCAAAAGGAACGAGCTTTGTTACGTGAAAACCAGTGGCCGTCACCTGGTTTGGGTGCCCGTTGTACTTATATTACTATCAGTTGCTAATTCCAGCTAAAGAAAGTCAGTTGCTATTTTGCTAATCTTGTAGTCGGTGACCAAGACAGTAAGCGGCCAGTAGAATTGGCAATTTTCAACAGTCAGTATTATTAAAGGGGGCCAAACAGAAGTCTAACTGACATTCCAGTGAGACTGAGCCATGCCCATGCGGTCGTCGCGCATTTTTGTAGGGTGCCACATTGACATATATTGATATATATGATGGTGTAATAACGAGCTCGAGGAGTTGTTGACGACACAGGGCCACACGATTTTCCCGTGTCACAGGAGTATAGTTTGCCCGCGTGCATAAATAACCAGTTTCAGTCCCAGCTGGCCAAGCGTCAGCTGCTTAACAGCCAAGGATTGCACTACACACGCACTAATAAAATACTCTCACACCACCTTTTCCTGAACCAGATGCGAATGCAGTTCACATAAGCCACATCCGTTATTAGAGCATCCACCCCGCCGCGAGGCATATCCTGATTGGGTGAAACTAAATTGCAAAGTTGCTTACTACACCAAGCACGTATAGATAGCTTGAGGAAGCCATTTTCTTGAAAAATGTACTGTCTCATTCTTTTCCTGTGTCCCTCCAGTTGATCCTGTCTCTCGCTTCGGACGATCGGCTGGCTTGTCCACATCGCCTCGAGATCCAGGGCGGACTAATTCAACAGCGCATGTCGGCTTTTCTTTCTTTTGACAAAAAATGTAAATGTACTGCACCGTAGTATTTCATCTCCCTAACGTGATCCGATTCATCTGTCCTTACTGGTGTCAGTAAAGAGACAACAGCACACGTCGCAAGCGTGGATCCCATGTGCCGGATACAAGCATCTAGCTAGCTACAGTTCAGAAGGTAAATCGGTCGATTACGGCAGAGGCAACCCCTGCTCCAAACAGAAGAGATTCCAGTGCCAAGATTAGAGGGAGCCTACACTTGTACTCCTTCTCTGCTACTACTGTTGAACCGCGGCCGCTGGTCTGCGCCATGAGGAAACCGCGGATGGCTTGCTGTTCTGACGTTAACCCACCGCCCCCACTTAACTCCGTGTTAGCTCCGCTTAATAAGAGGAGAGTGGTGACGCCACCTTCACCTCACCGCCCCACCCCCCTCCGctatatatatagctcagctccCAAGTTAGACATCAGCCACTGCCTCTTCACTCCTCTTCTCTAAGCTAGCTGCTGCTTGCTCTCCCAGCTCAGTCTTGACAACACTCGATCACAGCTTCCCAGTTTCAAACCCAGCCAAACACGCGCGCGGCGTTCGTTGACCGGCTGACGAGATGGTGAACAAGGTCGCCGACGAGCCACAGCTGCTGTCCAAGAAGGCCGGATGCAACACCCACGGCCAGGACTCGTCCTACTTCCTGGGGTGGGAGGAGTATGAGAAAAACCCCTACCACCCCACCACCAACCCCGGCGGCATCATCCAGATGGGCCTCGCCGAGAACCAGGTACATACAGATGCAGGGTTCTAGCATGTCTGCACGCGCAGCTAGCTTGCCACTGTCCGTCCGTCTCTGACAAATTCAGCTCGTGCGCGTCGTGCAGCTGTCGTTCGACCTGGTGGAGGAGTGGCTGGAGAAGAACCCCAACGCGCTCGGGCTGCGCCGGGGAGCCGCGTCCGTCTTCCGCGAGCTCGCGCTCTTCCAGGACTACCACGGCCTCCCGGCCTTCAAAAATGTAAATTCCCCGGCCACTTGGCACACTCCCCGGCGGCCATTCTAAATGGCTAAACAAGCTTTGAATGAATCAATGCGGTCAAAGACTGACGCACGTTACTTTGCTCAGGCATTGGCGCGGTTCATGTCAGAGCAGAGAGACTTCAGGGTGGCGTTCGACCCCAGCAACATCGTGCTCACCGCCGGCGCCACCTCGGCCAACGAGGCGCTCATGTTCTGCCTCGCCGACCAGGGCGACGCATTCCTCATCCCCACCCCGTACTACCCAGGGTATGCGCCGTGCCGTCCCTCGACATTTCTCTCCACGTTACGCGCGCGGCGGCAGCACCTGCCCATGTGCGACGTGCATGTTCCATCACTAACCTTTTAACAGTAAGAAGTACACATGGCTAACCTTGCTTACGCATGCAGGTTCGACCGTGACCTCAAGTGGCGCACCGGGGCCGAGATCGTGCCGGTGCACTGCACGAGCGCCAACGGCTTCCGGGTGACGCGCTCCGCCCTGGACGACGCGTACCGCCGCGCCCAGAAGCGCCGCCTGCGCATCAAGGGCGTGCTCATCACCAACCCCTCCAACCCGCTCGGCACCGCCGTCCCGCGCGCCGACCTCGAGatgatcgtcgacttcgtcgccgcCAAGGGCATCCACCTCGTCAGCGACGAGATATACTCCGGCACGGCATTCTCGGAGCCGGGCTTCGTCAGCGTCCTGGAGGTCCTGGCCGCGCGCGCCCCGCTCGCCGCCGACTACGCGCTGGACGACCGCGTCCACGTCGTGTACAGCCTCTCCAAGGACCTCGGCCTCCCGGGCTTCCGCGTCGGCGCCATCTACTCCTCCAACGCCGCCGTCGTCTCGGCGGCGACCAAGATGTCCAGCTTCGGGCTCGTCTCCTCCCAGACGCAGTACCTCCTCGCGGCCCTCCTCGGGGACAAGGACTTCACCCGCAGGTACCTCGCCGAGAACAAGAGGCGGATCAAGGAGCGGCACGACCAGCTGGTGGACGGCCTCAAGGAGATCGGCATTGCGTGCCTGGAGAGCAACGCGGGGCTCTTCTGCTGGGTGAACATGAGCCACCTGATGCACGCCCGGTCGTTCGAGGGGGAGATGACGCTGTGGAAGAAGGTGGTGTTCGACGTCGGGCTCAACATCTCGCCGGGGTCGTCGTGCCACTGCAGCGAGCCCGGGTGGTTCCGCGTCTGCTTCGCCAACATGTCCGCCAAGACGCTCGACGTCGCCATGCAGCGCCTGGGGGGGTTCGTCCAGACCAGCAGCTGCAAGGCCGCACCCGCCGCACTGCGCCGCGCCGCCGGCCCCGCCAGGAGCATGAGCTGCCCGCTCGCCATGAACATGAAGTGGGCGCTCCGGCTCACCCCGGGCTTCGCCGACAGGAAGGCCGAGCGGTAGGCAGACCACAGCCGCATAGCTACTGTCGTATCGCCGCCACATTACCATGGATGATCACGTGCACCTTAGAGACAGCTTACGGCCATGGCCGTGATCAGTACATAGCGCTACTACGCTAGCTGGTAGCCGATTAATTCCTTTAGTTTTGCTGTATACCACCATTTTTTCCTCGGAGCACCATCCACGGGCGCTCGAGGAGCACTGTTGTATCTACATTTCGCGCTAGTATAGGAGCTAGCCATCGATCGATGCACCGGTATCGGATCGTGTATTTTTGACTGGAGTGTTCTTCGGAGCACCCCAGTTGTTCGCTGTATTATTGTTGCCGGTTACTATATGATCAATAAAATACTACACTACTTTACCGTACCACATCGGTCGCTGTCACGCGAAGTCAAACGGCTTGGAGATCAGCGGTTCCAATGTTGCTAAACCGGTCCATGCTCGATCTCGGGCTAATAATGATGATATGTTGTCTTTAATTACGGCCGGCGCGCGGCGTCGTCGCCCACATGCCACCACGAGCTAGCGGCTGTGACCACCTTCGCTTTGCGTGCTTAAACAAACGGGGCGTTGGTGGACATTCGGACGCGCGCCACGCAGCAGTTTGCGGTTGAAAGGTCCGCGCGCAAACCGAACAAAAATGAAGCTGCTGGGCCACAGATAGCGTATGGGTTTTGCCCGGAGCACGTtgtttctgcttcttcttcttctccttttattTTTGCGAGTACTTCTTTTTTCGAGAACTTCTTCTTCTCGGGGGACAAGAAAGAAATTAGTattccctttgtaaagaaatataagagtgtttagatcactatttgtaatctaaatgctcttatattttttacggagggagtagtagtgaatTTCACTAAAAGAATTAGAAGAATATCAGGGATAGGGGGGAGTGGTGCATTGACGACGACGAAAAATGACAATGGTAGGAGGAGGTGGCATGCGGGTGGAAATGTCTTCCTACCAAAAAATGGTTATCAGGAATGTGATTGGGAGCCCCCAAAATTGGGTGATGCCTGATAGGACATCCAGATCGGCCGCCTAATGAGCCGTCAGATTGTGCTTAGCCCTGTTTGATGAAGCTATgtatctagggtagggtcataagcctgacctagacaccctcccctaggacatcacttTAAAGTCAGAAGTATTCAAAGGATAACAgtatccactcgaccagaagcattccactcaGAAGGTTCTATGTCACTCAACCTTAACAGAAACCACTCGACAGACAGAAGGTACAAAGTCActctgcacagcaacggtcgggcgttactcatagacttaatgatcatttatatcactttagtatggacgttacctgtaacgctccctctttatgtacattaaactccttgtaacgtgggctggctggggtcctggcgcactctatataagccacccccctccactggcacaagggttcgcaccccctgtaacacacacacacacataatccagtcgaccgcctccgggcaccgagacgtagggctattacttcctccgtgaagggtctgaactcgtaaaactcgtgtgtacaacttcgccatagctaggatcttgcctcctaaTACCTACcctccattctactgtcagtcttaaatccacgacagttggcgcccaccttggggcaggtgtcttggcgactttttggtgaagttgcgatttttccgattcccatcatcatggtttccggcggtggattaGCTGTgggtcgcgagatccgtctcggcgcgctcgtcttcgtcgccgacgactccgcctggcttcaagaggctccactcgacgtcgaggcgctccccatccgcggggcgacgcactttcgcgcgtgcgtccgcggcgtccttctccggcagccgtcgacctagtatcggtcggctcctgtggtgtcctcgctccccgctgttcgccagcgcaagcgttccggtc
Proteins encoded:
- the LOC123099519 gene encoding 1-aminocyclopropane-1-carboxylate synthase 1 is translated as MVNKVADEPQLLSKKAGCNTHGQDSSYFLGWEEYEKNPYHPTTNPGGIIQMGLAENQLSFDLVEEWLEKNPNALGLRRGAASVFRELALFQDYHGLPAFKNALARFMSEQRDFRVAFDPSNIVLTAGATSANEALMFCLADQGDAFLIPTPYYPGFDRDLKWRTGAEIVPVHCTSANGFRVTRSALDDAYRRAQKRRLRIKGVLITNPSNPLGTAVPRADLEMIVDFVAAKGIHLVSDEIYSGTAFSEPGFVSVLEVLAARAPLAADYALDDRVHVVYSLSKDLGLPGFRVGAIYSSNAAVVSAATKMSSFGLVSSQTQYLLAALLGDKDFTRRYLAENKRRIKERHDQLVDGLKEIGIACLESNAGLFCWVNMSHLMHARSFEGEMTLWKKVVFDVGLNISPGSSCHCSEPGWFRVCFANMSAKTLDVAMQRLGGFVQTSSCKAAPAALRRAAGPARSMSCPLAMNMKWALRLTPGFADRKAER